A genomic stretch from Lathyrus oleraceus cultivar Zhongwan6 chromosome 2, CAAS_Psat_ZW6_1.0, whole genome shotgun sequence includes:
- the LOC127120579 gene encoding monooxygenase 3 isoform X1: MSMATTTSSFMFLKLPTSSPCRTRLGSSRSYKFIKAQSSDIRKEHVVIVGGGIAGLATALSLHRLGVRSLVLEQSESLRTGGTSLTLFKNGWSVLDSIGVADNLRTQYLEIQGMVVKSEDGRELRSFNFKQEDDSQEVRAVERRVLLETLASQLPPDTIQYSSRLVKIEASSNGDTLLEFIDGSKLLAQIVIGCDGIRSPIANWMGFSEPKFVGHCAFRGLASYSGGQPLESRVNYIYGKGLRAGYVPVSPTKVYWFICFNSSSPGPKITDPTVLKKQAKELVENWPQELINIMDSTPDDTIIRTPLVDRWLWPAISPPVSAGRVVLVGDAWHPMTPNLGQGACCALEDAVVLAKKLARAINSDNTSVEEAFKSYGSERWPRIFPLTIRANLVGSALQWDNPVVCSVRNNIVIPKLVRLGPLLEHTNFTSESL; this comes from the exons ATGTCCATGGCTACAACAACCTCGTCTTTTATGTTCCTTAAACTTCCCACCTCGTCACCTTGTCGTACCAGACTTGGATCCTCCAGAAGTTACAAATTCATCAAAGCTCAATCTTCTGATATCCGAAAAGAACATGTTGTCATTGTGGGTGGTGGGATCGCAGGTCTTGCAACTGCCCTATCCCTTCACAG GCTTGGTGTTCGGTCTTTGGTGCTAGAACAGTCAGAGTCGCTTCGAACGGGTGGAACTTCACTCACTCTTTTCAAGAATGGGTGGAGTGTGCTTGATTCAATTGGAGTAGCTGATAATCTCAGAACTCAATATTTAGAAATTCAAGG GATGGTGGTGAAGTCTGAAGATGGAAGAGAATTGCGCTCTTTCAATTTCAAACAAGAGGATGACAG CCAAGAGGTGCGTGCGGTGGAAAGGAGGGTACTTTTAGAAACCTTGGCCTCTCAGCTACCTCCTGATACCATTCAATATTCGTCACGGTTGGTCAAGATTGAAGCAAGTTCAAATGGGGATACCTTATTGGAATTCATAGATGGGTCTAAACTACTTGCACAG ATTGTAATAGGATGTGATGGGATTCGATCGCCTATAGCTAATTGGATGGGATTTTCCGAGCCAAAGTTCGTTGGTCATTGTGCTTTCCGTGGACTTGCCTCGTACTCGGGTGGACAACCTTTGGAATCGCGAGTGAATTACATCTACGGAAAAGGGTTGCGTGCAGGATATGTTCCTGTTTCTCCTACCAAAGTGTATTGGTTCATCTGCTTCAACAGTTCCTCTCCAG GTCCTAAAATAACCGATCCAACGGTGCTAAAGAAGCAAGCTAAGGAACTAGTGGAAAACTGGCCTCAGGAGTTAATAAACATAATGGATTCTACGCCGGATGACACCATAATAAGGACTCCGTTGGTGGATCGATGGCTTTGGCCAGCGATAAGTCCACCTGTCTCTGCAGGTAGAGTTGTGCTTGTCGGAGACGCTTGGCATCCAATGACTCCAAATCTAGGGCAAGGAGCTTGTTGTGCACTCGAGGATGCAGTGGTGCTCGCTAAAAAGCTTGCACGTGCCATCAACTCCGACAATACTTCTGTCGAAGAAGCCTTTAAATCATATGGCAGCGAAAGATGGCCGCGCATATTTCCATTAACCATAAGAGCGAACCTTGTTGGTTCTGCTTTGCAGTGGGATAACCCGGTTGTGTGTTCCGTCAGGAACAATATTGTGATACCTAAGCTAGTACGGCTTGGTCCATTACTGGAACACACAAATTTTACTAGTGAGAGTCTATAA
- the LOC127120579 gene encoding monooxygenase 2 isoform X2: MVVKSEDGRELRSFNFKQEDDSQEVRAVERRVLLETLASQLPPDTIQYSSRLVKIEASSNGDTLLEFIDGSKLLAQIVIGCDGIRSPIANWMGFSEPKFVGHCAFRGLASYSGGQPLESRVNYIYGKGLRAGYVPVSPTKVYWFICFNSSSPGPKITDPTVLKKQAKELVENWPQELINIMDSTPDDTIIRTPLVDRWLWPAISPPVSAGRVVLVGDAWHPMTPNLGQGACCALEDAVVLAKKLARAINSDNTSVEEAFKSYGSERWPRIFPLTIRANLVGSALQWDNPVVCSVRNNIVIPKLVRLGPLLEHTNFTSESL; the protein is encoded by the exons ATGGTGGTGAAGTCTGAAGATGGAAGAGAATTGCGCTCTTTCAATTTCAAACAAGAGGATGACAG CCAAGAGGTGCGTGCGGTGGAAAGGAGGGTACTTTTAGAAACCTTGGCCTCTCAGCTACCTCCTGATACCATTCAATATTCGTCACGGTTGGTCAAGATTGAAGCAAGTTCAAATGGGGATACCTTATTGGAATTCATAGATGGGTCTAAACTACTTGCACAG ATTGTAATAGGATGTGATGGGATTCGATCGCCTATAGCTAATTGGATGGGATTTTCCGAGCCAAAGTTCGTTGGTCATTGTGCTTTCCGTGGACTTGCCTCGTACTCGGGTGGACAACCTTTGGAATCGCGAGTGAATTACATCTACGGAAAAGGGTTGCGTGCAGGATATGTTCCTGTTTCTCCTACCAAAGTGTATTGGTTCATCTGCTTCAACAGTTCCTCTCCAG GTCCTAAAATAACCGATCCAACGGTGCTAAAGAAGCAAGCTAAGGAACTAGTGGAAAACTGGCCTCAGGAGTTAATAAACATAATGGATTCTACGCCGGATGACACCATAATAAGGACTCCGTTGGTGGATCGATGGCTTTGGCCAGCGATAAGTCCACCTGTCTCTGCAGGTAGAGTTGTGCTTGTCGGAGACGCTTGGCATCCAATGACTCCAAATCTAGGGCAAGGAGCTTGTTGTGCACTCGAGGATGCAGTGGTGCTCGCTAAAAAGCTTGCACGTGCCATCAACTCCGACAATACTTCTGTCGAAGAAGCCTTTAAATCATATGGCAGCGAAAGATGGCCGCGCATATTTCCATTAACCATAAGAGCGAACCTTGTTGGTTCTGCTTTGCAGTGGGATAACCCGGTTGTGTGTTCCGTCAGGAACAATATTGTGATACCTAAGCTAGTACGGCTTGGTCCATTACTGGAACACACAAATTTTACTAGTGAGAGTCTATAA